The following is a genomic window from Alkalispirochaeta americana.
CTGCGGCAGCGACGTCATCTACGAGAGCGGCCACGAGTTCTTTGAACTCCTCTCGCTCCCCTTTGGAGGAACCCGCATCTGCCTGGCGGGCAAGAAAGATGAATCGCCAGACTCCCGGAACGCTGCAGTCCTCCGGGTAGCCACCAAGTTCACCCGTTTCACCCGCGATGCCTTCCACCAGCGGGGAATCCCCGTAGACGTGATCCGTCTGGATGGATCCGTGGAGCTGGCACCGGTACTGGGCCTCGCGCCCTACATTGTGGACCTGGTCGAGACAGGAAGCACCCTGGTTGCCCACAATCTGGAGGTGAAAGAGACCCTGGGAAATACCGATGTTCGCTTGATTGCCAATCCCGCCTTTTACAAGTATCATTTTGACAGGGTAAACCGCTTCGTTTCCACCTTGCAGGAGGCCCTGAAGGCTGAGGCAGGTGAAGGCTAAACCAGACCCGGAATCCCGAGGGGGACCAGTTCCCACCTCTTCCCGGGGCTTTCTGAAAGTCTCCGGCGATGAGGCCCAGAGCCTGAGCTCATCCCAGCGGGTCGCTCTGATCCGCCGGGGTAACGAGTTCTTTAACAAAGGGGATTACACAACGGCTAAACGGATATTCATGACCGTGGGATACTCCGACGGCCTGATCCGGTTGGGAAACCGGTTCTCCGAAGAAGGAAACCCTCTGGAAGCGTTTCGGATGTTCTGGCTCGCCGGCGATACCCGCCGCGTGTCGGAACTGAGCGAGAACATGGCCAAGGTGATCCGGAAGTGGCTCCAGGAAGACGAGCCCCTTCCT
Proteins encoded in this region:
- the hisG gene encoding ATP phosphoribosyltransferase, producing MITIALPKGRLFDKTSKILARCGYHLTLGERQLVAEEPRGEIRAILVKNSDLPTYVHHGIAGLGVCGSDVIYESGHEFFELLSLPFGGTRICLAGKKDESPDSRNAAVLRVATKFTRFTRDAFHQRGIPVDVIRLDGSVELAPVLGLAPYIVDLVETGSTLVAHNLEVKETLGNTDVRLIANPAFYKYHFDRVNRFVSTLQEALKAEAGEG